The Candidatus Binataceae bacterium genomic interval CGGCTCGTCTAGGCCATTCGTCGCCGGATGAACAATAGGCAAACTATTGCTATTGACATACGGCAGAGGCAGTAGCAGCTTGGGACCTCCACCCAAATCTGCGGTTCACTGCGCAAGCAATCGCCAGTCCTTCGGCCCCACCATCTGTGACTTCAGCCAAGCCTCGACCGAATCGCCATCGAACCGCCAGTCTGAGCTAACTCTAAAAGCCGGCCAACCACCGCGTTTGATTCGCCTGTAAATAGTTGAGGTGTTAACCCTTAAAATCCGCGCCAGTTCCTGCACCGTTAGTACTTCTCCCTCCATAGATCGCTCCAGCCATTGTCCATAGCCGGCCCAACCGCGCGGCGCGCTCGCGTCCAGCGTCTTCGTGCCGCGCAAGAGCGCTTGGGCGCAAGCACGCCGCATTTTGGCGCGCGCTCGGCTTCCCCAACGGTGAAAGCCAGAAAGGTAAGCGCGCGGAACCCCAGTGCCTGCAAGCAAGCGCGGCTATTCGCGGAAGCGAAGCGGCGCAATCCCTTCGCGCTTGAGAAGACACAGAAGACACCGCGCTGGTTTTGATCAATCCAACCTGCGTCCAACCTGACAGGCTAACCCGCGCAATTAAGCGCGTGTTTGCTAGCGTTTTCGCGCGAGACTTAAATATTTCGAATCCTCTGCTTGCGAGCTCGGGTCGAAATCCAGTCCGGATGTTTGGCTCCAAGCCTCGTGGCGGGATGGTCACTCCCATTTCTGGGAGGGCCTACCTTTCTGTCTCCGCGATTTACGCTGGCGATTGACGACAAAGCCCGAGCGCAGGGTAGTCGCGTTCGAGACCCCACACCTTAAATATCGTTCAGTCCCTTTGCGCTGTCGGACAAAGGAAGAAGGGCTCGCGCTCGTGGGCGATGGCCGACTTTACAAATTGTGTCCGATCGCCGACCTTAATGAATCGGGCTGACAATGAGCGCAGAGACCGGGGGTTTTCAGAGGTTGCCCTCATTCGCTAGCGCAACCTCCAGCGAAAAAAACTTTCACGGTCTCGGTGCCGACCAGGTGCTTCTGGATTTTCTCAACGTAATATTCCCTGACCGTCCAGCCGGGTCCGCCGAGAACCGCGTAGCCGCGTTTGTAGCTCGGAGTTTCCCCGACTGCTTCGGCGAGGCAAATGATCTCGAAGGGCACCTTCTGCTCAGCAGTACCCGAGCTTTGCTGCCATTTCATTGAAATCAGGAACTCCTGGCCAGATTTTTCTGCGACCAAATCCACCTTGTGCTTTCCACCGCCTGGACGCGCGCCGACGACTACCTGTTTTCGATACGAGTAACCGCCGCGCTTGAGCGCTGGAAGGACCATGTTCTCCAAGACGGCGCCGGTGTTTGTGTTCCGCCCCACGCGCTAACCGAGACGCCGAGTCGCCAACACTTCCTTGGCCGGCGATCTGTCTCCCGTGCAGTTGATCATGCGGGGCCCATCAATCAGGCGAAGCTTGAAGCCGGGCTTTCGATAAAGCCGGAGGACTCGATCGGTGGCCTGATTCGAGAGAACGGTGGGTCCGGGGTGCTTAGCCAGCCACTTCGCTAAGCGAACCTGGTCTTCCCAGCTGAATCCTTCTTTCGCGTAGGATCTGAACTCTACATCGTACGGCGGGTCCGCATAGACGAAGTCGCCAGAATTGACGGCAATCCCCTCGAAGTCGCCAACGGAGAACTGCCAATCACGCGGAATGCGGCAGTAATCGCTGAAGTCGCGCTTATAGTTGATCCGTTTGTATCGGCCGAAGGGGACGTTGAACTCTCCTTTCGAATTGAAGCGGCAAAGGCCGTTGTAGCAGGTGCGATTGAGGTAGTAGAAAAGCGCCGCGGGCCTCTGCGGATTCGGCTCCGCCGTTCGAGATCAGCTTGTTGAATCGCTTTCGATGCCGATAGTAGAGCGGCTCGCTATTTCCAAATTCCAGACGGTCATCCACGCGGAGCCCACGCTTGAGCCACGAATAGAAATGGACCGCGTGCGGGTTGATGTCGTTCAATAGCGCCCGGTGGGGACGTAGGCTGAGGGTGACAGCCAGTCCGCCACAAAACGGCTCGACAAGGCGCCGGTCCTTGTGACGCTCCCAAAATTCGGCGATATGCGGCACGAGCGACCGTTTGCCGCCGGCCCATTTGAGAGGAGGTCGAACCGGGACAACCTGCACCTGAAGCGCCTTCACCGCTGCCATCGTGCTCTGAGCTTTACTTGATGGCGGAAGCAGAGGCGAGAGGCGGGTTCCATGTTTTTCCACGGCCGGCGCCTCCGGATTGAAGCCAGGGGCAAAGGAGGTGATCCATCTGACGACACAGGAAAAGCTCCGGGAGTTCGCCGAGGCGCGCTGCGATATGGGGCGTTGGGAGCACCGCACGATAGAGGCCCTACTCAACGACCTCGAGGAATACACCCACAATCTGAACGAGGAGGAACGCAAACCTAGGTGAGGCCACCGGTGAACACAGTAGACAGTAGAGGTGTTCTGATGCGCGATCGTCCTGCCGAAGACGAGTCTGAAAGTTGTTTTCGCACTGCCATCGATGTCGCGCAGACGCAGGAGGGGAAGTGGTGGGAGCTGCGCGCGACCGTGAGCCTCGCGCGCTTGCTGCGCGACAATAACCGTCGCGACGAGGTTCGCAGGATGCTTGCAGAGATCTACAACTGGTTCACCGAGGGCTTTGACATCTCGGATCTGAAGGAAGCCAAGGCTCTACTCGAGGAATTGAATCGGTGAGGTGCGGAGGGCGGAGGGTCTCGCCGTCACGCGCGGGCGGCTCAACCGTTTCGTCTCGACGATCACGTCGGACGCCGAGCCTGTGGCGGAACCCTCGTAGCAAAAAGGCGGTCGCTCTTACCTTCTTGTCACGGGCCGGTCCAGTATGACTCCAAGCCTTCGGTCGGGTCCTTCTTATCCGGGCGCGCTACCTGGGACTCAAAGTAAATCCGCAGTCAAATTCGATCGCCGCAAACGGTTATACCGTTCCCTCGTTGCGAGTGTGCGCAAAATCCTTCAGCTTGTGCGAGATCATCTCTCCCACCTTCAGGATGGTTTCTGACGTGAACTCCAGCGAGTGCTTGGGAAAAGGAATCGAGATCTCCTCACTTTGATAGCGCTTATGCAGAAGTTTGATGAATTCATGTTTGACCTTCATTCCTGAAACGAAATCGCGGGCTCCAAGCCACACGGTAAAATCGACGCTTGAATCGGCGAAAGTGTGATAACGCATTCGTGATTCGAATCCGGGTGCCGCGCCATCTGAATGTGTCATCAGCTCGCGTGCTACCTCCAGCGTTACTTGTTCGACGCGGTCAAGATCGCAGCTGTAGTCCACGCCGACCTCCACGCTCACTGCTAGTTGATGTTGGGGCAGACTGAAATTTGTAATCACACTGCCTGCCAGCTTGCTGTTCGGCACCACGACCATCGTGTCATTCAGCATGCAAATGCGGGTGTTACGCCAGCCGACTCTGGTGACATGTCCCTCCTCACCGCTCTCCAGCTTGATGAAATGCCCGGCTTCGACCGGCTTCTCCGCGATCATGTAGATGCCGGCGAACAAGTTGGCCAGAGTGTCTTGCAGCGCCAAGGCCACTGCCAGGCTTCCGACGCCTAGAGAGGCTATCAGCGGAGTGATCGAAATCCCAATGCTGTCGAGGAAAACCAGCATGCCAAGTCCGATAATCACTCCACGCACTCCCCCCTGGAGCAGTCCCAACGCCCCCTGGACCGCGGAAGACCTCAACGCCAGGCGCTCGATCAACTTTCTACAGATGCGATCGGTAAAAATGACCAAGGCTAGGACTAGTGCACCCGCCACTGCCACATCAAAAGCTCTGTCAGATCTGGGGGAAAGCGGGAGGGTGCGGTCGAGCAGAGCGACGCCGCTTGCGACAACGACAATTGTCAAAGCCGGTGACAGCGCCTCCATAAACGAGTCTGCCCAAGCGAGGCTCGCGCGTTGCGCGATGTAACCACGGAACACCGCG includes:
- a CDS encoding mechanosensitive ion channel family protein, with the translated sequence MLQQLLDQIRTGGFLSPWVIGPAVFLFSIVILLALKNLILAVFRGYIAQRASLAWADSFMEALSPALTIVVVASGVALLDRTLPLSPRSDRAFDVAVAGALVLALVIFTDRICRKLIERLALRSSAVQGALGLLQGGVRGVIIGLGMLVFLDSIGISITPLIASLGVGSLAVALALQDTLANLFAGIYMIAEKPVEAGHFIKLESGEEGHVTRVGWRNTRICMLNDTMVVVPNSKLAGSVITNFSLPQHQLAVSVEVGVDYSCDLDRVEQVTLEVARELMTHSDGAAPGFESRMRYHTFADSSVDFTVWLGARDFVSGMKVKHEFIKLLHKRYQSEEISIPFPKHSLEFTSETILKVGEMISHKLKDFAHTRNEGTV
- a CDS encoding PD-(D/E)XK nuclease superfamily protein; this translates as MGRNTNTGAVLENMVLPALKRGGYSYRKQVVVGARPGGGKHKVDLVAEKSGQEFLISMKWQQSSGTAEQKVPFEIICLAEAVGETPSYKRGYAVLGGPGWTVREYYVEKIQKHLVGTETVKVFFAGGCASE